The Candidatus Cloacimonadota bacterium genome has a window encoding:
- a CDS encoding GGDEF domain-containing protein yields the protein MQKSYFFVLIVVLLFVTISLLNADESLDFESIQNAIVQAEKDSNNFDLSQAYKSMAIYYANREDYKDASFYFLKYIKLHEDIIISEFDYRIEQLEFRYQASQKEKELELLRREQKLKDSEVANSRNERNMLIVISLLVIALVVVFLNRYHLHTRLHKKLDELNKKLIDLAETDSLTKLYNRRFIIDKINYLKHQFERTKTSFSIIIGDMNNFKEVNDTFGHDIGDMVLMQLSETMEELIRKQDFVGRWGGDEFILVLPDTDEEGAQTIAYKIENTVAQTNFGDHSHLVNVGITFGFAEYDKVQEATELVKKADISLYIRKEEYKQFRDER from the coding sequence ATGCAAAAATCTTACTTTTTCGTGTTAATTGTTGTGCTTCTTTTTGTGACAATCTCACTTTTAAATGCAGACGAATCCTTGGATTTTGAAAGTATTCAAAATGCGATTGTACAGGCGGAAAAAGACAGCAATAATTTCGATCTATCCCAGGCATACAAATCAATGGCAATATACTATGCCAACAGGGAAGATTATAAGGATGCATCATTCTATTTTCTAAAATATATAAAACTGCATGAAGATATAATCATAAGTGAATTTGACTACAGGATCGAGCAGCTTGAATTCCGATACCAGGCATCTCAAAAAGAGAAGGAGCTTGAACTTCTCAGGAGAGAACAGAAACTGAAAGATTCGGAAGTAGCTAACTCAAGAAATGAACGCAACATGCTGATCGTCATCTCTCTCCTCGTAATAGCTCTTGTCGTCGTATTCTTGAATCGGTATCATCTTCATACAAGGCTTCATAAAAAACTCGATGAACTCAATAAAAAACTTATAGATCTTGCTGAAACAGACTCCCTCACAAAACTTTATAACCGTCGATTTATAATCGATAAAATCAACTACCTTAAGCATCAGTTCGAACGAACGAAGACATCTTTTTCCATCATTATAGGGGATATGAATAATTTCAAAGAGGTGAATGATACCTTTGGACATGATATTGGTGATATGGTTCTGATGCAGCTTAGCGAAACAATGGAAGAGCTTATCCGTAAGCAGGATTTCGTGGGACGATGGGGGGGTGATGAATTCATCCTTGTTTTACCAGATACTGATGAAGAGGGTGCACAAACCATTGCTTATAAGATTGAAAATACTGTGGCTCAGACGAATTTTGGTGATCATAGCCATTTGGTCAATGTTGGTATTACCTTCGGTTTTGCAGAGTACGATAAAGTTCAGGAAGCAACTGAACTCGTAAAGAAAGCCGACATCTCACTCTATATCAGGAAAGAAGAGTATAAACAGTTTCGTGATGAAAGGTAA
- a CDS encoding GGDEF domain-containing protein, giving the protein MKKKQVDVPFYRFVVITLFLLIACVSLFAQGDLNQNDEWIYQPTEVRFKIYDLISGERIGFTATQNLGYARKVLEAPKIVKSKDINALILYNKALIQYLQKNYERAIDYFLQVLENNDDDRELKGKLYNVIGNCFLYLDQPEEALKYYEMGLEFVQDYDFEGDRTRLLNNLGIIMELDGDYAHAIDFYVRAKESAQQIHDTRYSTWIIYNLGNVYYYLGNYQKSLDHHKQVLELLREMNSGKETAEALGNLGVLYDEIGEEKKALNFHQRSLGFLEMIGTKMELDYVLCNVAKIHEDLGNIDEALKYYMRAQDVEEELNSQERLVSTINCIGALYLKKGDIDKALKCHDESCCLAVNAHYMSGQIQSLIHIGHDFLKKNEFSTSRTYYTDALELARSSGDQYGELDSYHALFDIDYLTGSYQNSYRYMSQYTELWDRVHSRDIEARIQDLLNRYGIEKKERELSLLKRDQQLKQVAISRNKILSLFLILICGIVLVLIFVIKKRNKEKYQANLELQKYNKKLDVLSKTDALTTLNNRRAIVEKIEYLKIVYERNKRPFTVIIADIDDFKTINDTFGHDAGDHILISLGQLIKDNIRKQDFLGRWGGDELILVLPDTPTKGGIILGEKIRTKVDTRNFYFNQHTLNASLTIGVAEYKYDMGVNDLIKKADQALYDGKHLGKNRVVNFEDAVNE; this is encoded by the coding sequence ATGAAAAAAAAGCAGGTTGATGTTCCTTTCTACAGGTTTGTAGTTATTACGCTTTTCCTGCTCATTGCTTGTGTATCTTTATTTGCGCAAGGAGATCTTAATCAAAACGACGAGTGGATATACCAGCCAACTGAGGTGCGTTTTAAAATATATGATCTTATTTCAGGCGAGCGTATTGGATTTACTGCCACACAGAACCTCGGCTATGCCCGAAAGGTACTCGAAGCTCCAAAGATCGTGAAATCAAAGGATATCAATGCACTGATCCTTTACAACAAAGCGCTTATCCAGTACCTTCAGAAAAATTACGAAAGAGCGATCGACTATTTTTTGCAGGTTCTGGAAAATAATGATGACGACCGGGAGTTAAAAGGAAAATTATATAATGTAATCGGGAACTGTTTCCTGTATCTCGACCAACCGGAAGAGGCATTAAAGTATTATGAAATGGGGTTGGAATTCGTGCAGGATTACGATTTTGAGGGAGATAGAACACGTTTGTTGAATAACTTGGGAATCATCATGGAGCTTGATGGCGACTATGCTCATGCCATCGATTTCTACGTACGTGCAAAAGAAAGTGCGCAGCAGATTCATGATACCAGATATTCCACATGGATCATTTACAATCTTGGAAATGTATATTATTACCTCGGCAATTATCAGAAGTCCCTTGATCATCATAAACAGGTTCTCGAATTACTCAGGGAAATGAACAGCGGAAAAGAAACTGCAGAAGCCCTTGGTAATCTTGGTGTGCTGTATGATGAGATCGGAGAGGAGAAGAAAGCACTCAACTTTCATCAGCGTAGTCTTGGATTCCTCGAAATGATCGGCACGAAGATGGAGCTTGATTATGTGCTCTGCAATGTTGCGAAGATTCATGAAGATCTGGGAAATATTGACGAAGCACTCAAATACTATATGAGAGCCCAGGACGTGGAAGAGGAACTTAACAGCCAGGAAAGACTTGTTTCAACAATCAATTGTATCGGTGCATTATATCTAAAAAAAGGTGATATTGATAAAGCTCTGAAATGTCATGATGAATCATGTTGTCTTGCCGTTAATGCTCATTATATGTCAGGGCAGATACAATCGCTTATACATATTGGTCATGATTTTCTCAAGAAGAATGAATTCTCTACTTCGAGAACATATTATACCGATGCCCTCGAACTTGCTCGTTCGTCGGGTGATCAGTATGGTGAACTGGACTCATATCATGCACTGTTCGATATCGACTATCTAACAGGATCATATCAAAATTCATACAGATATATGTCGCAGTATACAGAGTTGTGGGATAGAGTTCACTCACGTGACATCGAAGCAAGGATTCAGGATCTGTTAAATAGATACGGTATTGAGAAGAAGGAAAGGGAATTGAGTCTCCTCAAAAGAGATCAGCAACTGAAGCAGGTCGCGATTAGCAGAAATAAGATTTTAAGTCTATTCTTGATCCTCATATGCGGGATCGTTTTAGTTCTTATTTTTGTGATTAAAAAACGCAACAAAGAAAAGTATCAAGCGAACCTAGAACTTCAGAAGTACAATAAAAAACTCGATGTGCTATCTAAAACAGATGCCCTAACCACACTTAATAATCGTCGTGCTATCGTAGAAAAAATAGAGTATCTTAAGATCGTATATGAACGAAACAAACGTCCCTTTACCGTTATTATTGCAGATATCGATGATTTTAAAACAATCAATGACACCTTCGGACATGATGCCGGTGATCATATATTGATTTCTTTAGGGCAGCTTATTAAAGACAATATCAGAAAACAGGATTTCCTAGGTCGCTGGGGAGGTGATGAACTTATCCTTGTACTACCGGATACACCAACCAAAGGCGGCATAATACTTGGGGAGAAGATCAGGACAAAGGTAGATACAAGAAATTTTTATTTCAATCAACACACGTTGAATGCATCCCTGACCATTGGTGTTGCAGAATACAAGTATGATATGGGAGTGAATGATCTCATCAAAAAAGCAGACCAGGCATTATATGATGGGAAACATCTCGGGAAAAACCGTGTCGTGAACTTTGAGGATGCAGTTAATGAGTAA
- the pyk gene encoding pyruvate kinase has translation MSKVLTTRTKIICTIGPATASIEKIELLIRAGMNAARLNFSHGTHDQHLQYIKNIRAASAKCGLTIPIIADLGGPKLRIGLVEKEFYVNPHDTLIITTEDVPGTPTKIGTTYKNLPHDVKKGDAILIDDGYISLTVSSVKGNEVHCIVDNGGVVRSRKGINLPGVSISSPTITDKDLKDIDFACKQNIDLLALSFVRSHKDIEQLRTILKQKNSQKPIIAKIEKSEAIEDIDQIIAHSDIVMIARGDLGVELPTEEVPVLQKKIIEKCLKASTPVVTATQMLESMVENSLPTRAEASDVANAVFDGTDAVMLSAETSIGAHPEEAVRMMKKIITRSEQDCVPSTDLFSSTFRTDQFVIDLSKAACAIAQETNASAIFAVTKTGRTARHLARYRVHTPVFAFTEHIQTLNLLQLVWGVNGYLMQNLEETDMTLQKVKKFAHEKGFIEHKDIIVFVAGIPLKTSTEVNMIKLDRV, from the coding sequence ATGAGTAAAGTGCTAACGACCAGGACAAAGATTATCTGTACGATCGGTCCTGCTACGGCAAGTATTGAAAAAATCGAATTATTGATTCGAGCCGGTATGAATGCAGCTCGTTTGAATTTCTCACATGGTACGCATGACCAACATCTGCAATACATCAAAAATATTCGTGCTGCATCGGCAAAGTGCGGTTTAACGATTCCAATCATTGCAGACCTTGGCGGTCCAAAGTTGCGTATCGGTTTAGTTGAGAAGGAATTCTATGTGAATCCTCATGATACTTTGATCATAACAACTGAAGATGTGCCGGGTACTCCAACCAAGATCGGTACAACGTATAAAAATCTACCCCATGATGTTAAAAAAGGAGATGCCATCCTCATCGATGACGGATATATTTCTCTTACTGTCTCTTCTGTAAAGGGTAATGAAGTCCACTGTATTGTTGATAATGGTGGTGTGGTACGGTCACGAAAAGGGATTAACCTTCCGGGTGTGTCAATCAGTTCACCGACGATTACAGATAAAGACCTGAAAGATATAGATTTTGCCTGTAAACAGAATATTGATCTCCTTGCCCTTTCTTTTGTGCGCTCGCATAAAGACATCGAGCAGCTCAGGACTATTCTTAAGCAGAAGAATTCACAGAAACCAATTATTGCAAAGATCGAGAAATCCGAAGCTATCGAAGATATAGACCAGATCATTGCTCATTCTGATATTGTTATGATCGCACGAGGGGATCTCGGTGTGGAGTTGCCGACCGAAGAAGTGCCGGTTCTTCAAAAGAAGATCATTGAAAAGTGCCTTAAAGCAAGTACTCCGGTTGTTACTGCAACACAAATGCTTGAATCCATGGTGGAGAATTCTCTTCCGACACGAGCTGAAGCTAGCGATGTAGCTAATGCTGTTTTTGATGGAACAGATGCTGTTATGCTGAGCGCTGAAACTTCAATCGGTGCTCATCCAGAAGAAGCTGTTCGTATGATGAAGAAGATCATCACCCGTTCTGAGCAGGACTGTGTGCCAAGCACCGATCTTTTCAGTTCAACCTTCCGAACTGACCAATTTGTGATCGACCTGTCAAAAGCTGCATGTGCAATTGCACAGGAAACGAATGCATCGGCCATCTTTGCTGTCACCAAAACAGGCAGAACAGCACGGCATCTTGCCAGGTATAGGGTACATACACCTGTCTTTGCTTTTACAGAACATATCCAAACTTTGAATCTTCTCCAGCTTGTCTGGGGCGTGAATGGTTATCTGATGCAGAATCTCGAAGAAACGGACATGACACTGCAAAAAGTAAAAAAGTTTGCCCATGAGAAAGGCTTCATCGAACATAAAGATATTATTGTTTTTGTAGCCGGAATTCCTCTTAAGACCAGCACCGAAGTAAACATGATAAAATTGGACAGGGTGTGA
- the gcvT gene encoding glycine cleavage system aminomethyltransferase GcvT produces MVKKTPFYKVHKEKGAKILPFAGYEMPIQYKNGIVHEHKKVRSSVGMFDLSHMGEFIVKGSHALEFLQMTTINDVSELAIGQVQYSNMCYPDGGIVDDLLIYRDEDYYYLVVNASNLDKDFEWLKSNLIDGVDIVNVSDETALIGVQGPQAEQVVQKLIKDDLSILEYYHFIHSQIDGMPALISRTGYTGEDGFEIYFTDLTRAEEMWKKVEEAGKEFDIEPIGLGARDTLRLEMKYPLYGNDIDKGTNPLEAGLRWVVKFDKGDFIGKQALEIVNQQKIQRKLVPFVMDGKGIPRPHYKIFKDGNEIGEVRSGTMSPSLGMGIGTGYVHRDYMKSGNQIDIDIRGTLYPATIIKPPFYKEGTVKSK; encoded by the coding sequence ATGGTCAAGAAGACACCATTTTATAAAGTTCATAAAGAGAAAGGTGCGAAGATTTTACCATTTGCCGGCTATGAAATGCCTATTCAATACAAGAACGGCATTGTACATGAACATAAAAAAGTACGTTCGTCCGTAGGCATGTTTGATCTTAGCCATATGGGAGAATTTATTGTTAAGGGATCTCATGCGCTGGAATTTTTACAGATGACGACTATTAATGATGTGTCTGAGCTTGCGATCGGGCAGGTTCAGTACAGCAATATGTGTTATCCTGATGGGGGTATTGTTGACGATCTGCTTATATATAGAGATGAGGATTATTATTATCTTGTTGTGAATGCGTCGAATCTTGATAAAGATTTCGAGTGGCTCAAGAGCAACCTGATCGATGGAGTAGATATAGTCAATGTAAGTGACGAAACAGCATTGATCGGTGTACAAGGACCTCAGGCAGAACAGGTCGTACAAAAGCTCATTAAAGATGATCTCTCAATCCTCGAATACTACCATTTCATTCATTCTCAAATAGATGGAATGCCAGCCCTTATATCAAGGACAGGATATACAGGCGAGGATGGTTTTGAAATCTATTTCACTGATCTTACACGAGCTGAGGAGATGTGGAAAAAGGTTGAAGAGGCTGGAAAAGAGTTTGATATCGAACCGATCGGACTTGGTGCGCGCGATACACTTCGCCTTGAAATGAAATATCCTTTGTATGGTAATGATATTGACAAAGGCACAAATCCTCTCGAAGCTGGATTGAGATGGGTTGTGAAGTTTGATAAAGGTGACTTTATTGGAAAGCAAGCACTTGAAATAGTAAATCAGCAAAAGATCCAGAGAAAACTCGTGCCCTTTGTGATGGATGGTAAGGGCATCCCGCGTCCTCATTATAAAATCTTTAAAGATGGAAATGAGATCGGGGAAGTGAGAAGCGGTACGATGTCGCCGAGTCTTGGTATGGGCATTGGAACAGGATATGTGCATCGTGATTATATGAAATCAGGCAATCAGATTGATATTGATATACGAGGCACATTATATCCTGCCACAATAATAAAGCCACCATTTTATAAAGAGGGTACTGTTAAGAGTAAATAA
- a CDS encoding linear amide C-N hydrolase: MKKILFLLSCILVLSSFPHELHACSVFQTTDEAGNVRCGRNFDWNKDGGMIWFIPPDAGKHGFLIIEQEGFEYPYEGMNDQGLFIAIAAVPKTKVPFSILKPIRVSCEMVTIVLENAANVEEAIPYFHKFSIAIGTQYGYPLIHYMIVDKEGHSAIVELVEDKIVVTKNTKNYQAMTNFYVSAPELAFSENEKRWRYEILTETLAKEKSSQQLVWQLLEDVSQNSTIWSNVYDLNKQLVYISYKDEEVVAFSLKDQLYTGAHGFDLRHLTNSTPIPLIKERNNVLIRPTGGFGFIGNQQFFHAGARILLQTGESQRYGLDVTYFDRKGDTFFSLGIVLEQILWGWFNSSIGTIGYFHYGEDNESVVGITSNLGWEPDNHIPIHPFVTWRNDIIFGKKVENVNSISAGVDFYF; the protein is encoded by the coding sequence ATGAAAAAAATATTATTTCTTCTAAGCTGCATACTTGTTCTTTCTTCCTTCCCCCACGAGCTGCACGCATGTTCTGTATTCCAGACAACCGATGAAGCAGGTAATGTCCGATGCGGCAGAAATTTTGATTGGAACAAGGATGGAGGAATGATCTGGTTCATACCTCCGGATGCTGGCAAACATGGATTTCTGATAATAGAGCAGGAAGGTTTTGAATACCCATATGAAGGCATGAATGACCAGGGTTTGTTTATTGCAATAGCAGCAGTTCCAAAAACGAAAGTGCCTTTCTCGATTCTTAAGCCAATCCGCGTGAGTTGCGAGATGGTCACCATTGTTCTTGAAAATGCAGCTAACGTGGAAGAAGCGATTCCATACTTTCATAAATTTTCAATTGCTATTGGAACTCAATACGGCTACCCGCTTATCCATTACATGATCGTTGATAAAGAAGGACATTCAGCAATTGTTGAACTTGTTGAGGACAAGATAGTCGTTACAAAGAATACTAAAAATTATCAAGCAATGACGAATTTCTATGTCAGTGCGCCTGAACTTGCTTTTAGTGAAAATGAAAAAAGATGGCGGTATGAAATACTCACCGAAACCCTCGCAAAAGAAAAATCTTCACAGCAGCTTGTCTGGCAGCTTCTTGAAGATGTCTCTCAAAATAGTACGATATGGTCAAACGTATACGATCTCAATAAACAACTCGTCTATATTTCCTATAAAGACGAGGAAGTTGTTGCGTTTAGTTTGAAAGATCAACTGTATACAGGAGCTCACGGTTTTGATCTCAGACATCTTACTAACTCGACTCCCATTCCATTGATTAAAGAACGGAACAACGTACTTATCAGACCGACCGGTGGTTTTGGTTTTATTGGAAATCAACAGTTTTTCCATGCAGGAGCAAGAATTCTTCTGCAGACTGGAGAAAGCCAAAGATACGGACTTGATGTCACCTATTTCGACCGAAAAGGAGATACGTTTTTTTCGTTGGGTATTGTGCTTGAACAAATACTATGGGGATGGTTCAATTCTTCGATCGGCACGATCGGATATTTTCATTATGGCGAAGACAATGAAAGTGTCGTCGGTATTACATCAAATCTTGGCTGGGAACCCGATAATCACATTCCTATTCACCCTTTTGTTACATGGAGAAATGATATCATCTTTGGTAAGAAGGTCGAAAATGTGAACTCAATCAGTGCCGGGGTTGATTTCTATTTTTAG